The following coding sequences lie in one Oharaeibacter diazotrophicus genomic window:
- a CDS encoding NAD(P)/FAD-dependent oxidoreductase yields the protein MLDTTPTGKVQAFLDRFGDALAAGDIDAAVGLFAEECYWRDLVTFTWNIKTMEGRDAVRDMLSACLSRTAPTGWQIAEGTEASENGGIAEAWISFETAVARGYGLIRLKDGLIWTLLTTMVELKGHEEKAGFTRPLGARHGVNVGARTWKEEREHEAATLGFETQPEVLIIGGGQGGIALGARLRQLGVPTIIVEKNERAGDSWRKRYKSLCLHDPVWYDHLPYIDFPKNWPVFAPKDKIGDWLEMYAKVMELNYWSSTTAKKATWDDAAKEWTVVVERGGREIVLKPKQLVFATGMSGKANVPKFKGMETFAGEQHHSSQHPGPDGCKGKKVVVIGSNNSAHDICAALWENGVDVTMIQRSTTHIVRSEPLMEIGLGDLYSERAVQSGMTTAKADLIFASVPYRIMHTFQKPVYDKIREIDADFYAALEKAGFQLDFGVDGSGLFMKYLRRGSGYYIDIGASQLIIDGKIKLKAGQVEEIVPEGVKLASGEVVPADVIVYATGYGSMNGWVADLVDKETADKVGKVWGLGSDTPKDPGPWEGEQRNMWKPTAQEGLWFHGGNLHQSRHYSQFLALQLKARQVGIETPVYGLQQVHHKG from the coding sequence ATGCTCGACACCACACCGACCGGCAAGGTCCAGGCCTTCCTGGACCGCTTCGGCGACGCCCTCGCCGCCGGCGACATCGACGCCGCGGTCGGCCTGTTCGCCGAGGAGTGCTACTGGCGCGACCTCGTCACCTTCACCTGGAACATCAAGACCATGGAGGGCCGCGACGCGGTCCGCGACATGCTCTCCGCCTGCCTTTCCCGCACCGCGCCGACGGGTTGGCAGATCGCCGAGGGCACCGAGGCCAGCGAGAACGGCGGCATCGCCGAGGCCTGGATCTCGTTCGAGACCGCGGTCGCGCGCGGCTACGGCCTGATCCGGCTGAAGGACGGCCTGATCTGGACGCTGCTCACCACCATGGTCGAGCTGAAGGGCCACGAGGAGAAGGCTGGCTTCACCCGTCCGCTCGGCGCCCGCCACGGCGTCAACGTCGGCGCCCGCACCTGGAAGGAGGAGCGCGAGCACGAGGCCGCCACCCTCGGCTTCGAGACCCAGCCCGAGGTGCTGATCATCGGCGGCGGCCAGGGCGGCATCGCGCTCGGCGCCCGGCTGCGCCAGCTCGGCGTGCCCACCATCATCGTCGAGAAGAACGAGCGGGCCGGCGACAGCTGGCGCAAGCGCTACAAGTCGCTCTGCCTGCACGATCCGGTCTGGTACGACCACTTGCCCTACATCGACTTCCCGAAGAACTGGCCCGTCTTCGCGCCGAAGGACAAGATCGGCGACTGGCTCGAGATGTACGCCAAGGTCATGGAGCTCAACTATTGGTCGAGCACCACGGCGAAGAAGGCGACCTGGGACGACGCCGCCAAGGAATGGACCGTGGTGGTCGAGCGCGGCGGCCGCGAGATCGTGCTGAAGCCGAAGCAGCTGGTGTTCGCCACCGGCATGTCCGGCAAGGCCAACGTGCCGAAGTTCAAGGGCATGGAGACCTTCGCGGGCGAGCAGCACCATTCCTCGCAGCATCCGGGACCGGACGGCTGCAAGGGCAAGAAGGTGGTCGTGATCGGCTCCAACAACTCGGCGCACGACATCTGCGCCGCGCTATGGGAGAACGGCGTCGACGTCACCATGATCCAGCGCTCGACCACGCACATCGTGCGCTCCGAGCCGCTGATGGAGATCGGCCTCGGCGACCTCTACTCCGAGCGCGCGGTGCAGTCGGGGATGACCACGGCCAAGGCCGACCTGATCTTCGCCTCGGTGCCCTACCGGATCATGCACACCTTCCAGAAGCCGGTGTACGACAAGATCCGCGAGATCGACGCCGACTTCTACGCCGCGCTCGAGAAGGCGGGCTTCCAGCTCGACTTCGGCGTCGACGGCTCCGGCCTCTTCATGAAGTACCTGCGCCGCGGCTCGGGCTACTACATCGACATCGGCGCCTCGCAGCTGATCATCGACGGCAAGATCAAGCTGAAGGCCGGTCAGGTCGAGGAGATCGTGCCGGAGGGCGTCAAGCTGGCGAGCGGCGAGGTCGTGCCGGCCGACGTCATCGTCTACGCCACCGGCTACGGCTCGATGAACGGCTGGGTCGCCGACCTCGTCGACAAGGAGACCGCCGACAAGGTCGGCAAGGTCTGGGGCCTCGGCTCCGACACGCCGAAGGACCCCGGTCCCTGGGAGGGCGAGCAGCGCAACATGTGGAAGCCGACCGCCCAGGAGGGCCTGTGGTTCCACGGCGGCAACCTGCACCAGTCGCGCCACTACTCGCAGTTCCTGGCGCTGCAGCTGAAGGCCCGTCAGGTCGGCATCGAGACGCCGGTCTACGGCCTGCAACAGGTCCACCACAAGGGCTGA